Part of the Oncorhynchus mykiss isolate Arlee chromosome 12, USDA_OmykA_1.1, whole genome shotgun sequence genome, catgtacatactacctcaatcagcctgactaacccgtgtctgtatgtagctacttttatagcctagctgctgtatatagcctgtctttttactattgttttatttatttacttacctattgttcacctaataccttttttgcactattggttagagcctgttgtATTTAgaaataaacttagatttgattTGGCTATTTGTGCCTAAGGCTTGTGGTTGTCGTGGATGGCTGTTCAGAAATCTGAATGtctatttgaacccaataatggttgaatttaaGATGCCTATCAATCACTGTTTATGAAatcagtggacagccagtgaaaaatgctattttacaacagctgcatagtgcggatcccagcctatggaataaaagtggggcttttattgctcaatctaattcatgcttaTTAAAAACTAAATCCATAGGcttaatggacacatgctcaaacttgtacacttttgatagacttaatagggtaatctgtagttgctacatccatttttggacttataaatgatatatattaatgtaaagatataatttaatcataatattatgtcacgcctgctcccgctctccctccctggcaCTCGAGGGCACCAGGCTTCCCAGTACTACGCACTCCttccaccatcattacgcacacctgtttcTCTCGTCACACACATCAGCGATTCATTGGACTCagctggactcaatcacctgttttcattacctcccctatatttgtatGTTCCCTAGGTTGTTCCCGGTTCCAGCGttattgttgtcatgttgttttgtTCCCCCTGTTCTGACGATGTTCCTGTTCTGTCACTTGTCCgttcattaaatgttcactccctgtacctggtCCTGATCTCCAGCGTCGGTTCTTActttattatatgtagtagaaagcgattgGTTAGAATAAGCCTACAcaaccaacccataaagtcaaATTTAACATCCATACATGGCctgctatgtaaactttaacattgatttttcctgcaatagatgtcattcaattggtaacatacattcctctaatgcctcttaagggaaaaataatctaaaagtaactgaatgtaatcagattatgttactgattacaattttggacaggtaactagtaactgtaaaggattacatttagaaacgAACCTAcatatacaccaagtcactcggctctgtcatatcctcacatggtctctcctatcattgcgaTGCAGATGACATTGACCTCCTTTTCTTCTTCagccccttctgacacccaggtggagacacatctctgcgtgcctggcagatatcgtGCCTGGCCCACGACCTCAAGTTCAACCTTGTCAAGACGGAGCTTTCTTATTTCTCCTAGATATctgacagacacttcaaaaccttattccttaggatttatttttttaactgtcttttttgccatttatgaatgtgttattcaatgtgtttctgtgGTATTTGGTactaaaggccaaattcaatattttatcaaatacttttcaaatatatttttgggaTACCTAAAGGGTCCTAAAATGTTAAATCGAATAGCTAAATGATAGCAGTAGTTCTGAGTTCAAATGTAAAGGTAACTGCCGATTCAGCCCACATATGTAGTATTTGCAGCCTTCATGAACGCAGGGACATTGCCTTTAAATCGAGCTATAACGCTGATCTTCAGCAATACTTTGGCGATATAGATTGAATCCTGCCCAAAATCAATAGCTAAAAGGTGGTCCTATTTTCATTGACTCGCTGACGCAAAATCAAAGAGGAAATCTTATAATGAAAAGTCACAATGTATTAAACACAACTTGTTCACAACTTGTAAATGACCTCACCAGTAAATTACAATCAATCAAACCCATTGTAACACTGCAGGCATCCCAATTAGGTGGGCACGGAGGGTGGCACAAAGGCAGAAAGGCTTGAGTAAAGGGTATACTTACGGGTGCCATCAAAGTGGTTGGCGATGGTGTCCAGGAAAGTGTTCTGGGGGGCCAGGAGGCCCTTCATCACAGGCATGTTCTCCAACAATGAAGACACAGCTGGGCTCACCAAGTCACTCCATCCCCCAACAGACAGAGCTGAGAGGAGGGCGAGTCAGACCAACGTAACTCTGCAGTCTGCACTTCAACAGATGCTTCTCCTTGTTCCTGCCTCAGCACTCAGCTACAGGTCAGCTGGGCATCAGTGGCATTTACCTCAGTCTCAGGTTTATAGCCTTCTTTCTTCCACCTTTCCTATTCTTTATTCGAAGTAGGctgataatctctctctctagctccttcCTTCTCTGTAGTGTGGGTAGTTATTCCTCTCACCGTGGATCAAGCTAAGGTGTTGTAACTCACTGTCAGCTTAGAGTCATCAAGTTATGTAGTGTATCTCTCGGTTCTTCTCACCTCACAGATCAGTCTGAAGTCTCATCTAGCCCCAGCAGGAGAGCAGGATGCGCACGCCACTTCCGTTATCTGAGtcagttctctctccctctctctctctctcctctctatcagtctctgccattctctatcgctctctcaccactctcttcctgtttctgtttctttctctctccctccctctactctctttctctacctccctttcctctttctcttttgtctctctctctttccccgaaAGCGAGAACCCCCTGCTACTCTCCACTTCTCACTGTTTATGAACAATACATTTCTCTGTTTGTTCTCCTTGCGCACGCCTTCAGGCTCTATACCTTATCTTACTCTGTCCTCTCgtcatctctctccttcacacactAATAGACACTCTCTCTTGTTGCACACCCCCTAACAGAAACACTGGCAGTCAGTAAACCAATGAATCTCATCTGGCTTTCTCTTTCGTTCTGCCCATCCCCTCCCTCTTTTTCTGCTGTGCACACCACTGCCATCATCCACTTCTGATCCTGTATCCTTACTAGGAAATAGGGATGAGAATACCCATGTATACCTGTTGACATGCACAGGGAGGCAAATTGTACACTCACGCATGTaggaacacacgcacacagcgtTAGAATTTATAAGGAACAAGATTCACATGTATATACATAAACACATACATCATCAAAAGCCTCTAAGGTCTTATAAGCATCTTagccagctagcacataatgttccgAGAACCATGAGCTTGGTGAGAGCATAGTTGTCCtctggttattttgcatacaaccttcccacaatgttctgggaatggttcaggatagttgcttggccttggaacattctcagcacatttaaggaacttgacaaaaaaacaatttcattactttaacagaacgtttcctaaaagttcaaacctggttacatttaatttaacttttggtaatgttctagaaaTGTTCTCCAATTGGTTTggcattgggaatgttctcaaatagttcagagaaggttgagaaacaacgttcttctgtgggaatttcaataCTTTTGtcacggttttcctcctcttcatctgaagaggagaggcgagaaggatcggaggaccaatatgcggcgtggtaagtgtccatggttcttttaataagaaaatctcaacatgaacacaactacaaaacaagaaacgtgcaaacccgaaacagtcccgtgtggcacaaacactgacacaggaaacaatcacccacaaaatacccaaagaagatggctgcctaaatatggttcccaatcagagacaacgataaacacctgcctctgattgagaaccactctaggcaaccatagacttacctagacaactaaactgaacacaaccccattaatctaataaaacccctagacaagacgaaacacaataaatcacccatgtcacaccctggcctaaccaaaataataaagataacaaagataactaaggccagggcgtgacaacttcagcataacatttcctacaggtttccttgtggttctatttaaagtcatgttctcaaattgttccaagaacattaagaaacaatgTTATTCTgcgggaatttcagtacttcagcataacgttatTTGTAGGTtttctcatggttctatttaaagtcatgttctcagaacattattaAGAAgactttccataaaaaccacaagaaaacattaGTTATGTTCAAAGAATGTTTTAAGAATGCTTTTTAAAACATATACATTCTGTTCTCAGGGTCAACAAGGggcctctctatcctctatcttgttaagtgtgttcaggtgtgttggctgcGACTACTAATTGTCCACACCTGATCTTAacgagtgcttgtttcctttggaATGCAATCTGTTTGAATAGAGTAAAATGAGCAGCTTTGTATGACTGgaaaaaacatggcatgctagctccatcctggatAGAAGCTCATAGGTTCAAATCCCACTGATGCCGTGCCACAATAAAAaagaaatgtgtttgcatgattaatgcaaAGCAAATGAATTTCCAtatgtcctatctgtgcttggagttcaaaccAACTAACCTAAACtatcagtgttattaaaagtcttattgaaaccgTCAGTGAAAGTTGAGGAAGTTACTCAAAATAAATCTTTACATTTAATTCTCAGaatgttaataaaacctcccagggaAACCTAAAAATGTACGTTCCCAGAACCCGAAAAAAACGTTCAGTTTTAACAGTCAGGAAAAttatggcttcgttcccagaaccaatgggaaaccaaaaacgtacATTCCCACAATATagaaggaaccaaatgtgctagctgggtagctTGGTACTGCATGAGTAAATGAATATAGAACTGTATCCCAGacagactccctctctctcttaatcacCTGTTCAAATTAGCACCTCCTCTATACCTACCAGGCGATCTGACACGTAACCGAGAGAAAACATGGCACGGTGAGCGCGTGTTGGTGAATTTCTGTCAATATGGTGAATTGTTGGTGTGTTTGTGACCAGGTGAGTGGATGGAAGTACTGTACGCATGAAGAACACACAAACAAGACTGCAGAATAGCCTGAGACTTTACTTACTTAACAATGGTTGAAATGATGTTTTTCAGTTATTACCTATATATAAAGTATAAACATTTAAAAAGAAGCTACAAGGTGAGAAGATCGGGACAAAAAATGTGGCAAGAGAATGTAATGCAATGATGGAGAAATACAGTGGGTCTTGACCTCGATCcttggctatatatatatatatatatatatatatatatatatatatatatatatatatatatatatatatatatgtggccTCTGAGTAACACAGAGATCCATTCAGACTTGAGCCTTGAAGCAGCTCCATGCTGCCCCCATGAGAAAAGTTGTGAAAGAGGAAGAATCATGGAGTCAGTTTGGAGAGGCAGGGCAGGTTagaatgaaagagagatggaaaaTACAGCAGACCTCCAGCTTTCACAGAAACCAAGGTCTTTCTGGGAAAAGTACATTTCTGGAACATACACTCACTTGAACAAACACACCTACCCATCCAGACATGTGCTCATGGCTGATTGAGGGGTTGATGATTTGGGCTGGTTGGGGCTATTGGCTATAGTGATGCCATAACATAGACACAACTAGATGACTCAACCCTCAAGACAGTCACTTTCTTCATATTTACTTTTCCATCACCTAAAATACAAAGAGACAGAAGGGAAGCAAATACAACGGTGCTACACGTGACCATTATCACATTTTATTACACCAATGAGATCATATACAATATTTACAACATTACTACCAGAATTACTAACACCTACTCCACAAACAAATTCAATCTTAAAGGAATATTTTACCCAAAACCCATGTTTTCAGATATTTTTCATTAGTCCATGTTTGACGCAGTCCCTCAAAAATGATGCGTCAACATTGATGTTTTCCCGATCAATCACTTGAATGGTAGTTGTAAAACCAACTGGGTCGTGGTAGTGGGGGCCGTCTCTAAATGGGGAAACAAGCACATGAGCGGTTCTGCTGTGTCTTCGGTCCTCTTCCCCATCGTCAAGATTCCTGCCGCTTGGTTCCGTGACCCGTGGAGTAGCTGATTCAACCGGTTCTGGAAGCGACGTTCATCAGTTTCTTTCCGTTTACCGAGTGTGAGGATTCCAGTGGCTGCGTCATCAGTGAGGGGTCCCCTTGTCCCCATCCCATTACCTGAGCGACAGAGCAGGACGTAAAGACGGCAGGAGTGGGATTTCTGTTTGCAACAGTTGGCAACCCCCTGAGCGTCACAGGCCAGATGAGACACGAGTAGCAACAAGATGAGAACCTTGAGTTTCTGTCAGTAAAAGCAGATACAGTATTTCAGTGTTAGAacttcatgagagagagagacagagagagcgagagagcgagagagcgagagagagagagagagagaaagagagaaagagtgagagagagagagagagagagagagagaaagagagacagagagagagagagacagagagagcgagagagcgagagagagagagagagagagagagaaagagcgagagagagagagagagagagagagagagagaaagaaagaaagagagaaagagagagaaagagaaagagagagagacagagagagagacagagagagagagatggagagagagggagagggagagacagagagagagagaaagagagagagagagagagagagagagagagagacagagaaagagagagacaaagagagagagagagacagagagagagagatagagagacagagagagacagacagagagacagagagagagagagagagagagagagagaaagagagagagaaagagagacagagagagagagagacagagaaagagagagacagagagagagagagacagagagagagagagatagagagagagagagagagagagagagagagagataggtgcaTAGGCCTATGTTAACATAACTTCATGGTTAATAGAGAAAATGAAGGCTAAAATGTACTCAGGAATATTAATTGAGGACAATTTTAGAAAGCTTTTAGTCATGTCTGCTAACAACTATCAGTTTTTGCATGTTTTCTTCAGACAAGGTCTTGCTATTTTTGAAAGATTATGATATTGCCTAATACCCTTTCACCCATTACCAAAACCCCTATTCAATAGACTGAAAGGGATTCAAACCCATGAAAATATCAGTGACTGACACGCTAAGTGCAAATAGTGGTGTTCCATCTCCATTCTAAAAACACTCCATGCAAATTGGGGAGCATTAGCGAGCATTACCATTCATATTTAAAAGACTCCAAAAAAACAATACCTGATGTACTTTTCTGAACAGGGGGTTTTGTGCCTACATGACCTTTGTCTGAGGACCATAATGGCAGCTGAAATTATTCCACAGTAAAAACATGTGTAATAAAAGCTGTGTTACATCGTCGATCCTACCTTGGTGGTTGAGCATGCTGTGTCCATCCCTGGGGCTGTAGTAAGATGCTTTGTGTTGAAACCCATGTTCTGCCAAAGGCTGTGGGGTCCACTTCTACTCTCACCTCTCTCTGAAGCCAGTCTCCTTTTATAAGGCCCTATGTCGTCTCATTTACACCCTCCAGAGACGTCATTAAGATATCTTTAGTCCAGTCGACGGGGACATCAACAAATAGACTGTCCATCAATGCTCATTTTCTGTTGTAACGTTTGACTCGTTTGCTCATTTGATGAGTCTATCAGAAGTCCTTAATGACTCTGATCCTGCCACAGACCATCTCTAGGATATTTCCCGGGTTTTGAATAAAGTAGTGGAATGCTATTATGTCAGGGCGGCGGTGAGCTTCGTTAGGACATAGCGCTGT contains:
- the hcrt gene encoding orexin produces the protein MGFNTKHLTTAPGMDTACSTTKKLKVLILLLLVSHLACDAQGVANCCKQKSHSCRLYVLLCRSGNGMGTRGPLTDDAATGILTLGKRKETDERRFQNRLNQLLHGSRNQAAGILTMGKRTEDTAEPLMCLFPHLETAPTTTTQLVLQLPFK